A part of Thermocrinis albus DSM 14484 genomic DNA contains:
- the rfbA gene encoding glucose-1-phosphate thymidylyltransferase RfbA, with product MKGIVLAGGSGTRLYPVTQVVNKHLLPIYNKPMIYYSLSLVMLAGIREVVIVINPSDEPFYRKLLKDGSHLGMRIEYSLQEAPLGLTHAIMSTRDLVGENPAMVVLGDNILYGHNLGELFRKVKDSVEREGGAYVFGYHVQDPTRFGVVEFDQEGRVLSIEEKPQKPKSNFAVIGIYFFDITLFEKGARVKPSARGEYEITSLLEEYLKEGSLRVSLLGRGFAWFDAGTHSSFLEAGNFVQTIEEKTGYMLGAVEEIAYRNGWINREELKKLACLYQKTGYGEYLLKVAEEETNIAERLYFHC from the coding sequence ATGAAAGGTATAGTGCTGGCGGGGGGATCGGGTACACGACTGTACCCTGTCACACAGGTGGTCAACAAGCACCTCCTTCCCATCTACAACAAGCCTATGATTTATTACTCTCTCTCCCTCGTTATGCTGGCAGGTATAAGGGAGGTAGTTATAGTGATAAACCCTTCCGACGAACCCTTTTACCGAAAGCTCTTGAAGGACGGCAGCCACCTTGGCATGAGGATAGAGTACTCCCTTCAGGAGGCACCCTTGGGTCTTACTCATGCCATAATGAGTACAAGGGATCTGGTGGGTGAAAATCCAGCTATGGTAGTTTTGGGAGACAACATCCTCTACGGACATAACCTAGGAGAACTTTTCAGAAAGGTAAAAGATAGCGTGGAGAGAGAAGGAGGTGCGTACGTTTTTGGCTATCATGTTCAAGATCCTACACGTTTCGGCGTGGTGGAGTTTGATCAAGAAGGGAGGGTTCTTTCCATAGAAGAAAAACCACAAAAACCTAAGTCTAACTTTGCTGTTATAGGTATATACTTCTTTGACATAACTCTCTTTGAAAAGGGGGCAAGGGTAAAACCTTCAGCCAGAGGTGAGTACGAGATCACCTCCCTTTTAGAGGAGTACCTAAAGGAAGGGTCTTTGAGAGTAAGCCTGCTGGGAAGGGGTTTTGCGTGGTTTGATGCGGGAACCCACAGCAGCTTTCTGGAGGCAGGAAACTTTGTGCAGACCATAGAAGAGAAGACAGGCTACATGTTGGGAGCGGTGGAAGAGATAGCTTACCGAAACGGTTGGATAAACAGGGAGGAACTGAAAAAACTTGCTTGCCTTTACCAGAAGACAGGTTACGGAGAGTATCTCCTGAAGGTGGCGGAAGAGGAAACAAATATAGCTGAGAGACTTTACTTTCACTGCTGA